The Fluviicola sp. genome contains a region encoding:
- a CDS encoding SDR family NAD(P)-dependent oxidoreductase: MAKTIFITGASKGFGKIWAEALLQRGEKVVATARDLRSLDDLVKRYGENILPLQLDVNDRTADFAAIRKAKEHFGRIDVLINNAGYGLFGSIEETSEQEARAQMETNFFGLLWLTQAVLPVMREQGSGHIIQVSSVVGLITFPVLGVYNASKFAVEGLSGTLAAEVKGFGIDVTLVEPNSYATDWSGASAASTTAMPEYDGVKAAFQAGMQDDFFGVPEATVPAILKLIDSENPPQRLFLGKYGYNWVKQAYEEKYAEWESWNDVSTAAHGK; this comes from the coding sequence ATGGCAAAGACAATTTTTATTACCGGTGCTTCAAAAGGATTCGGTAAGATCTGGGCAGAAGCCCTTTTACAAAGAGGTGAAAAAGTCGTGGCAACAGCCCGTGACCTGCGTTCACTGGATGATTTAGTGAAACGCTACGGAGAAAATATTCTCCCGTTACAACTGGATGTAAATGACCGCACAGCTGATTTCGCTGCAATCCGTAAAGCAAAGGAACACTTCGGGAGGATTGATGTGTTGATCAATAATGCCGGTTATGGTTTGTTTGGAAGTATAGAAGAAACGAGTGAACAAGAGGCCCGTGCACAAATGGAAACCAATTTTTTCGGTTTGCTTTGGCTCACACAAGCCGTGTTACCGGTTATGCGCGAACAGGGATCAGGCCATATTATCCAGGTTTCAAGTGTTGTAGGATTGATTACCTTTCCGGTACTGGGGGTTTACAACGCTTCTAAATTTGCTGTGGAGGGATTAAGCGGAACACTTGCTGCAGAAGTGAAGGGATTCGGAATCGATGTTACATTGGTTGAACCGAATTCGTATGCTACAGACTGGTCTGGTGCTTCTGCGGCGAGCACAACTGCAATGCCGGAATACGATGGCGTAAAAGCAGCATTTCAGGCTGGAATGCAGGATGATTTCTTCGGCGTTCCGGAAGCAACAGTTCCGGCTATTCTGAAACTGATTGACAGTGAAAATCCGCCGCAACGATTATTCCTGGGGAAATACGGTTATAACTGGGTGAAACAAGCTTATGAAGAAAAGTATGCCGAATGGGAAAGCTGGAACGATGTTTCTACCGCTGCTCACGGCAAATAA
- the prfA gene encoding peptide chain release factor 1, with protein MQDLLIKLEAIHFRFVEVGKMITDPDIISDMDRYVKLNKEYRDLEEVDNAYKAYKNVLDNLKSSKEMLEVETDPEMREMAKMEINDLEQKKPELEEEIKILLIPKDPEDDKNAILELRAGTGGDEACIFVEDVFRMYTMYFKEMGWQYEIANSSEASAKGYKEISMSIEGAGIYGMLKFESGVHRVQRVPETESQGRVHTSAITVAVLPEAEEVDFELDMNDVRKDTFRASGAGGQHINKTESAIRLTHIPTGVVVECQDGRSQHKNLEKAISVLRSRLYQAELDRVHQERAAQRKTLVSTGDRSAKIRTYNYPQGRITDHRINKTMYNLGAFMNGDIQEMIDALKMAENAEKMKGELN; from the coding sequence ATGCAAGATTTATTAATTAAACTGGAAGCAATTCATTTCCGATTTGTAGAAGTCGGTAAGATGATTACGGACCCGGATATTATTTCGGATATGGATCGTTATGTGAAGTTGAATAAGGAATACCGGGACTTGGAAGAGGTTGATAATGCTTACAAGGCATATAAGAATGTTTTGGACAACCTGAAGAGTTCCAAAGAAATGCTGGAAGTTGAGACCGATCCGGAAATGCGCGAAATGGCAAAGATGGAAATCAACGACCTGGAGCAGAAGAAACCCGAACTGGAAGAAGAAATCAAAATATTATTGATCCCGAAAGATCCGGAAGACGATAAGAATGCCATTTTGGAATTGCGTGCCGGAACAGGAGGGGATGAAGCATGTATCTTCGTGGAGGATGTGTTCCGGATGTACACGATGTACTTCAAGGAAATGGGTTGGCAATACGAAATTGCAAACTCTTCCGAAGCTTCTGCAAAAGGATACAAAGAGATTTCCATGAGCATCGAAGGTGCGGGAATCTACGGAATGCTGAAATTCGAATCGGGTGTGCATCGCGTACAGCGTGTTCCGGAAACAGAATCGCAAGGGCGTGTCCACACTTCCGCAATTACCGTAGCGGTTTTGCCGGAGGCAGAAGAAGTGGATTTCGAACTGGATATGAACGACGTTCGGAAAGACACCTTCAGAGCATCCGGTGCGGGAGGTCAGCACATTAACAAAACAGAATCGGCGATCCGTTTGACTCACATTCCGACAGGAGTAGTGGTAGAATGCCAGGACGGGCGTTCACAGCATAAAAACCTGGAGAAAGCAATTTCCGTATTGCGTTCCCGTTTATACCAGGCAGAATTGGACCGCGTTCACCAGGAACGTGCGGCTCAACGAAAAACTTTGGTATCGACCGGAGACAGATCTGCCAAGATTAGAACCTACAATTATCCGCAGGGCCGTATTACGGATCACCGCATCAATAAAACGATGTACAACCTGGGAGCTTTTATGAACGGAGATATCCAGGAGATGATTGATGCGCTGAAAATGGCAGAGAACGCTGAAAAAATGAAAGGCGAATTAAACTAG
- a CDS encoding helix-turn-helix domain-containing protein — translation MEHFKKLSDIHRFNGFPMPENPLFSIYRCTQTCGLGDREFTSDFYMIGFKKLKAGMILYGRTKYDHENGSMIFIKPRQVIEFKNVEYDEDAFIIFIHEDFLNGHFLHTEINKYAFFDYEANEALHLSPSEEQIMWDLHDKLENEYRNNPDEYSRDIILTHIDSMLKYSQRFYKRQFINRTELSGKTVSRFNEALNAYFKNGLLLSQGLPSVNNLAAQINLSPRYLSDLLKQETGKTAIELIHIYLVNEAKNRLKSDDQSVSEIAYQLGFENLPYFSRLFKKETGISPNQFKKGLMN, via the coding sequence ATGGAGCATTTTAAAAAACTGTCCGACATTCATCGGTTTAACGGCTTTCCGATGCCTGAAAATCCTTTGTTCAGCATTTACCGCTGTACCCAGACTTGCGGATTAGGAGATCGCGAGTTCACTTCCGATTTTTACATGATCGGGTTTAAAAAACTGAAAGCCGGAATGATCCTTTACGGACGGACGAAATACGACCATGAAAATGGCAGCATGATATTCATTAAGCCCCGGCAAGTGATCGAATTTAAAAATGTGGAATACGATGAAGATGCATTTATCATTTTTATTCACGAAGATTTTCTGAATGGCCATTTCCTGCATACCGAAATCAATAAGTATGCTTTTTTCGATTACGAAGCCAATGAAGCCCTGCATCTTTCACCTTCTGAGGAACAGATTATGTGGGATTTACACGATAAACTGGAAAATGAATACCGCAACAATCCCGATGAATATAGCCGGGATATCATCCTTACGCATATTGATTCGATGCTGAAATATTCCCAGCGCTTCTACAAACGTCAGTTTATCAACCGTACAGAACTTTCCGGCAAAACGGTTTCCAGGTTTAACGAGGCTTTGAATGCGTATTTCAAAAATGGCTTACTTCTTTCCCAGGGACTTCCTTCGGTGAACAATCTGGCGGCCCAAATAAACTTATCACCACGTTATCTGAGTGATTTACTGAAACAGGAAACCGGTAAAACAGCCATTGAACTGATTCATATTTATCTGGTCAATGAAGCAAAGAACCGGCTGAAAAGTGATGATCAAAGTGTTTCTGAAATTGCTTATCAGCTCGGATTTGAAAACCTTCCTTACTTTTCAAGGCTTTTCAAGAAAGAAACCGGAATCAGTCCCAACCAGTTTAAAAAGGGATTAATGAATTAA
- a CDS encoding AIR synthase related protein, whose product MSDIRYNLRGVSAGKEEVHNAIKKVDKGLFPKAFCKIVPDYLTGDEEYCIVMHADGAGTKSSLAYMYWKETGDISVWKGIAQDALIMNIDDLLCVGATENILLSSTIGRNKNLITGEVIAAIINGTEELLETLREQGIGIYSTGGETADVGDLVRTIIVDSTVVCRMKRSEVISNHTIQDGDVIVGLASYGQATYESAYNGGMGSNGLTSARHDVFNKSLAEKYPESFDAAVPADLVYSGSKNLTDFVDGVPVDAGKLVLSPTRTYAPVIKAILDKCRSSIHGMVHCSGGAQTKVLHFVDDVHVIKDNLFPIPPLFRMIQEESGTDWKEMYKVFNMGHRMEVYLPESEAQQIIEISQSFGIDAQIIGRVEKMDGKQVTVRSEVGEFVYNG is encoded by the coding sequence ATGTCAGATATTCGATACAACTTACGCGGTGTTTCCGCCGGAAAAGAAGAAGTACACAATGCGATCAAAAAAGTCGATAAAGGCTTGTTCCCAAAAGCCTTCTGTAAAATTGTGCCGGATTATTTGACGGGAGACGAAGAGTATTGCATTGTCATGCATGCAGACGGTGCGGGTACAAAATCTTCCCTGGCGTACATGTATTGGAAAGAAACCGGCGATATTTCCGTGTGGAAAGGAATTGCCCAGGATGCATTGATCATGAATATCGATGACCTGTTGTGTGTGGGTGCTACGGAAAACATTTTGCTTTCATCTACAATCGGGAGAAACAAGAACCTGATCACCGGTGAAGTGATCGCTGCGATCATTAACGGAACTGAGGAGTTGTTGGAAACACTTCGTGAACAGGGAATCGGGATTTACTCTACAGGTGGCGAAACAGCTGATGTGGGTGACTTGGTTCGCACCATTATTGTGGATTCAACGGTGGTTTGCCGCATGAAACGCTCGGAAGTGATTTCCAATCATACCATCCAGGACGGTGATGTGATCGTGGGGCTGGCTTCTTACGGCCAGGCGACGTATGAAAGCGCATATAACGGGGGAATGGGATCCAACGGATTGACTTCTGCCCGTCACGATGTGTTCAATAAATCACTGGCGGAAAAATACCCGGAAAGTTTTGACGCGGCAGTTCCTGCAGATTTGGTGTATTCCGGATCGAAGAACTTGACGGATTTCGTAGACGGAGTTCCGGTTGATGCAGGGAAACTGGTGCTTTCACCTACCAGAACATATGCACCGGTTATCAAGGCAATTTTAGACAAATGCCGTTCGTCGATCCATGGAATGGTTCATTGTTCGGGCGGAGCTCAAACAAAAGTGCTTCACTTTGTAGACGATGTTCACGTCATAAAAGACAATCTGTTCCCGATTCCGCCATTGTTCAGAATGATTCAGGAAGAGTCCGGAACGGATTGGAAGGAAATGTACAAAGTATTCAATATGGGCCACCGTATGGAGGTTTACCTGCCGGAAAGTGAAGCGCAGCAAATCATCGAAATCAGTCAATCATTCGGGATCGATGCACAGATCATCGGACGGGTAGAAAAAATGGACGGGAAACAGGTAACTGTTCGCTCGGAAGTCGGAGAATTCGTATACAACGGATAA
- a CDS encoding OmpA family protein codes for MNVKTLILSGLLVVSGVSFGQVKQIKDANTQFRSGNYCEAAEKTQLAYSKIKRKSKSGLALKGEMAYKTAESYRMTDQFKNANEWYEKAILLKYQQKEPLVLLYNADMLRQMSDLKKAQENYMAYKALVPDDPRADVGIASCKMYEEFKENRTRHTVSNVKALNKEGFEMAPMFVDKKDTKIAFGTSSDREGLQGKAKDPLTCQKYMDIFVSELDKKGNWLEPKPIVGDSINTEDSEGTLCIDARGKTMFFTRCPSIKKQNLGCDIYMSELGGKGWERPKKLSLKPNDTLSVGHPCVSDDGKFLIFASDMPGGQGGHDLWYTTYDKKGDSWTVPVNMGPEINTAGNELFPSFARNGDLIYASNGLPGMGALDMFRAEKIGDKNQWEKPTNLGSPINSEFNDYALVEVDDRKGYFTSERKGNVGEQFSPDLWMYELPPNIFSLKVNVFDLLDKTRQTKIEGVKVVVTGSNANEKWEGLTAKDGSVYWDKKPNGDRYIAEESDYKVTISKEGYYEDKLGASISTKGLKYNQDFVLDMGLFPVKKPIRLPEVRYPLAKWDLLVDSSINSKDSLLFVYNLLNEFPGLVLELSSHTDPRGNDVYNQVLSENRAKACYKFLVEEKGVDPRRIIPVGKGEREPRTVYLLAGKYMESEPKDENGVMIAGTQVIVLKEAYMNQFKKTNKKLFEQLQQYNRRTEGKVITLEFDAANAAPANPDNLIFKPLPKAK; via the coding sequence ATGAATGTTAAAACGCTTATTTTATCTGGACTTTTAGTTGTTTCCGGCGTGTCTTTCGGACAAGTGAAACAAATTAAAGATGCAAATACTCAGTTTAGAAGTGGAAATTACTGTGAAGCTGCAGAAAAAACTCAGCTAGCCTATTCGAAAATCAAGCGTAAGTCAAAATCAGGACTTGCATTGAAGGGGGAGATGGCTTATAAAACAGCTGAAAGCTACAGAATGACAGACCAATTCAAAAATGCGAATGAATGGTATGAAAAAGCTATTCTGTTGAAGTACCAGCAAAAAGAACCGCTTGTGTTATTGTACAATGCAGACATGCTTCGCCAAATGAGTGATTTGAAAAAAGCTCAGGAAAACTACATGGCGTATAAAGCATTGGTTCCGGATGATCCGAGAGCAGATGTAGGGATTGCATCTTGCAAGATGTATGAAGAATTTAAGGAAAACAGAACACGCCACACGGTTTCCAACGTAAAAGCCTTGAACAAAGAAGGTTTTGAAATGGCACCGATGTTCGTAGATAAGAAAGATACCAAGATCGCTTTCGGTACATCCAGTGACCGTGAAGGCCTTCAGGGAAAAGCAAAAGATCCGTTGACATGCCAAAAATACATGGATATCTTCGTTTCCGAACTGGATAAAAAAGGAAACTGGCTCGAGCCGAAACCAATTGTAGGTGACAGTATCAATACAGAAGACAGCGAAGGTACTTTGTGTATCGATGCCCGTGGTAAAACCATGTTCTTTACACGTTGTCCAAGCATCAAAAAACAAAACTTAGGTTGTGACATTTACATGTCTGAATTGGGAGGTAAAGGATGGGAACGTCCGAAAAAACTTTCTTTGAAACCAAACGATACACTATCTGTTGGTCACCCATGTGTGTCTGACGACGGGAAATTCCTGATTTTTGCTTCTGATATGCCAGGTGGTCAGGGTGGACACGATTTGTGGTACACGACTTACGACAAAAAAGGAGATTCCTGGACAGTTCCTGTAAATATGGGGCCTGAGATTAACACTGCAGGAAACGAATTGTTCCCGAGCTTTGCAAGAAACGGAGATTTGATTTATGCTTCCAACGGACTTCCGGGAATGGGTGCATTGGACATGTTCCGCGCTGAAAAAATAGGAGACAAAAACCAGTGGGAAAAACCAACAAACCTGGGTTCTCCAATTAACTCTGAGTTTAACGATTACGCATTGGTAGAAGTAGATGACCGCAAAGGATACTTCACGTCTGAGCGTAAAGGAAACGTAGGTGAGCAGTTCAGCCCGGATTTATGGATGTACGAATTGCCTCCGAACATTTTCTCTTTGAAAGTAAACGTATTCGATTTATTGGATAAAACTCGCCAAACGAAGATCGAAGGAGTGAAAGTAGTTGTTACCGGATCCAATGCAAATGAGAAGTGGGAAGGTTTGACTGCAAAAGACGGATCTGTTTACTGGGATAAAAAACCAAACGGAGACCGTTACATCGCTGAAGAGTCTGATTACAAAGTAACGATTTCAAAAGAAGGTTACTACGAAGATAAATTAGGAGCATCTATCTCTACGAAAGGATTGAAATACAACCAGGATTTCGTATTGGATATGGGATTATTCCCGGTGAAAAAACCAATCCGTCTGCCGGAAGTTCGTTATCCTTTGGCAAAATGGGATTTGTTAGTTGACTCTTCCATTAACTCAAAAGATTCCTTGTTGTTTGTTTACAACCTGTTAAACGAGTTCCCTGGATTGGTTCTTGAGTTGAGTTCTCATACGGATCCACGTGGTAACGATGTTTACAACCAGGTTCTTTCTGAAAACCGCGCCAAAGCTTGTTACAAGTTCCTGGTAGAGGAAAAAGGGGTAGATCCGCGCAGAATTATTCCTGTTGGAAAAGGTGAGCGTGAGCCAAGAACAGTTTACCTGTTGGCTGGTAAGTACATGGAATCTGAACCGAAGGATGAAAATGGGGTAATGATTGCAGGGACACAGGTGATTGTATTGAAAGAAGCATACATGAACCAGTTTAAGAAAACAAACAAGAAGTTGTTTGAACAATTGCAGCAGTACAACAGACGTACGGAAGGTAAAGTGATTACCCTGGAGTTTGACGCAGCCAACGCGGCTCCTGCAAATCCGGATAACCTGATATTTAAACCGCTTCCGAAAGCGAAGTAG
- a CDS encoding T9SS type A sorting domain-containing protein has product MKFSLVSVFVFVIGVVSFGQEVLSPIGAMKREVSPKRSLNLKSITNIDSTFIYSFDTLSLPLLDEFSHSKFPVLDAQPGDANVTEQKFYHLTDMSDVPLPNTKMFSTTPTRRYTYSGGILQSQTDLPLITIKEADFQNYPVVYSPTQFYPPYNIYDSIDFPNDPDTVSLTNPDIKQDSVTIFYAHEVDPDKYWMDVSAYHNYTHAVNPWTLGVVTFDGLDETGYPYAINTTQTGYADYLTSKVINLSGYTPNDSIYLSFLVQRQGFGDAPEQQDSLVLEFYNQANDEWDHIWSMNGGSLGDFKLGHLRIVNAAYLTNGFRFRFKNYGALSGMLDEFHLDYVHLRNGSGYQDTLFKDFAFVYNIGSLIQEYTQVPWEHWVNDPTHMNPAVKVSVRNGSNIPENNLNGTVKVNFAGTTEGSFTMNGATLSGALNYAPRTTVASVHDFTGGYTFSTTPASTTKTFDIIANAGAQFPNLPLNDSSYTQQVFENVYAYDDGSAEAAYGISQVQARLALKFKPYQTDTLLGVRMCFVPTVKDMSNKLFLLTVWGDNNGVPGSVLYEDQFFYPRTPIYEDERGVYTDYLLKDTRLPLPANAGVFYVGMRQIDADPLNIGFDRNTTPTGKLFYSINGGTTWNASSTPGVPMIRPIILTGDNVNLSVDELAREEIDWNVYPNPTTGMVNIDWRSESAFPGAVLVDSQGRTILTVGTEDLRFDLSDAPGGIYFLRLNNTQTVKKIIR; this is encoded by the coding sequence ATGAAATTTAGTTTAGTATCCGTTTTTGTATTTGTTATTGGTGTTGTTTCGTTCGGACAGGAAGTTCTGAGCCCGATCGGTGCGATGAAAAGAGAAGTTTCTCCTAAAAGATCCTTGAATCTGAAAAGCATCACAAACATTGACAGTACCTTTATCTATTCATTCGACACCTTGTCCCTGCCGCTTTTGGATGAGTTTTCTCACTCCAAATTCCCGGTATTGGATGCACAACCCGGTGATGCGAACGTTACGGAGCAGAAATTCTATCATTTGACAGACATGTCGGACGTTCCGTTGCCGAATACTAAAATGTTCTCAACAACTCCTACGAGACGCTATACCTATTCGGGAGGAATTCTTCAGAGCCAGACAGATTTACCGTTGATTACCATTAAAGAAGCCGATTTTCAGAATTACCCGGTAGTTTACTCCCCGACACAGTTTTATCCGCCATACAATATTTACGACAGTATTGATTTTCCGAATGATCCGGATACGGTTAGTCTCACAAACCCGGATATCAAACAGGATTCCGTGACGATCTTTTATGCACACGAAGTGGATCCGGATAAATACTGGATGGATGTGTCGGCATACCACAATTACACACATGCTGTAAACCCATGGACTTTGGGCGTGGTAACTTTTGACGGTTTGGACGAAACAGGCTATCCGTATGCGATCAATACGACACAAACAGGGTATGCAGATTATCTGACTTCCAAAGTCATTAATTTATCGGGATATACTCCCAATGATTCCATTTACCTGAGTTTCCTCGTTCAGCGGCAGGGATTCGGTGATGCACCGGAGCAACAGGATTCCCTTGTTCTGGAATTCTATAACCAGGCAAATGACGAGTGGGACCATATTTGGTCTATGAACGGCGGGTCATTGGGAGATTTCAAGTTGGGCCATTTGAGAATTGTGAATGCGGCTTACCTGACAAACGGATTCAGATTCCGCTTTAAGAATTACGGAGCACTTTCCGGTATGCTGGACGAATTCCATTTGGATTACGTGCATTTAAGAAACGGAAGCGGTTATCAGGATACACTTTTCAAAGATTTTGCCTTCGTATACAATATCGGATCATTGATCCAGGAATATACGCAGGTTCCGTGGGAACATTGGGTGAATGACCCGACACACATGAATCCTGCCGTGAAAGTTTCCGTGAGAAACGGATCAAATATTCCGGAAAACAACCTGAATGGAACGGTAAAAGTGAATTTTGCAGGAACAACCGAAGGATCATTCACGATGAATGGAGCTACTTTGTCGGGAGCATTGAACTATGCACCGAGAACAACCGTGGCGAGTGTACATGATTTTACCGGAGGATATACCTTTTCGACAACTCCTGCATCCACAACCAAAACATTTGATATTATCGCGAATGCCGGAGCACAATTCCCGAACCTCCCTTTAAACGATTCTTCCTATACACAACAAGTATTTGAGAACGTATATGCCTATGACGACGGGTCTGCAGAAGCAGCTTATGGAATTTCACAGGTTCAGGCAAGATTGGCCCTGAAATTCAAGCCCTACCAGACGGATACCTTGTTGGGAGTAAGGATGTGTTTTGTTCCGACGGTGAAAGATATGTCCAATAAATTGTTCCTGTTGACAGTTTGGGGAGATAATAACGGCGTTCCGGGATCAGTGCTTTATGAAGATCAGTTCTTCTACCCGAGAACACCGATTTATGAAGACGAAAGAGGAGTTTACACGGATTATTTGCTAAAAGATACACGACTTCCGCTTCCGGCTAATGCAGGAGTGTTTTATGTGGGAATGCGCCAGATCGATGCAGATCCTTTGAACATCGGTTTTGACAGAAATACCACACCAACCGGGAAATTGTTTTACTCAATCAACGGTGGTACAACCTGGAATGCGTCATCAACACCTGGGGTTCCGATGATCCGTCCTATTATCCTGACGGGAGACAACGTAAACCTTTCTGTGGACGAATTAGCGCGCGAAGAAATTGACTGGAATGTATATCCGAATCCGACAACAGGTATGGTGAACATTGACTGGAGATCGGAAAGTGCATTCCCGGGAGCCGTATTGGTGGATTCACAGGGACGCACGATTTTAACGGTCGGAACGGAAGATTTGCGTTTTGACCTGAGCGATGCTCCTGGCGGAATCTACTTCCTGAGATTGAACAATACACAAACAGTCAAAAAAATTATCAGATAA
- a CDS encoding PASTA domain-containing protein — protein MKFFQKLKAFVWSRHFLKHTIFIVLTYFLVITILVFYLDSYTNHGEKIDVPNVVGLNTGSAQSKLEALELKIEVLDSVYKPDLPAGTIVSQDPLPTSKSLVCVKPGRIIRVQVSKKSRLVEMPSLIDKSERISESILKNRGLKCRKTYVPTSESNGAVLKQLYNGREIKEGTRIPVGSTITLVVGQNNEAQPVTVIDLIGLTISDAKARLSGISLQISVGACDGCTNAADSANAQIYSQSPEFIEGVTVPSGTTIMVSAEKK, from the coding sequence ATGAAGTTTTTTCAGAAGCTTAAGGCATTTGTTTGGAGCAGGCATTTTTTGAAGCATACCATCTTCATTGTGCTTACTTATTTTCTGGTGATTACGATCCTTGTTTTCTACCTGGATTCGTATACCAATCACGGTGAAAAGATTGATGTTCCGAATGTGGTTGGATTGAATACCGGCAGTGCCCAGTCCAAACTGGAAGCTTTGGAATTGAAAATTGAAGTCCTGGATTCGGTTTATAAACCGGATCTGCCTGCAGGAACGATTGTTTCACAGGACCCGCTTCCGACTTCCAAATCATTGGTTTGTGTGAAGCCCGGACGTATTATCCGTGTACAGGTTTCCAAAAAATCGCGTTTGGTGGAAATGCCGAGTTTGATCGATAAATCAGAACGTATTTCAGAAAGTATCCTGAAGAACCGTGGCTTGAAATGCCGTAAAACATATGTACCTACGTCCGAATCCAACGGAGCGGTGCTGAAACAGCTTTACAACGGAAGAGAAATCAAGGAAGGAACAAGAATCCCGGTAGGAAGTACTATTACTCTGGTCGTAGGTCAGAACAACGAAGCACAGCCTGTTACGGTAATTGATTTGATCGGGTTAACAATATCTGATGCCAAAGCGCGTTTAAGTGGAATATCGCTACAGATTTCAGTTGGCGCATGCGATGGATGTACGAATGCAGCCGATTCAGCTAACGCACAGATTTATTCTCAAAGCCCTGAGTTTATTGAAGGTGTTACTGTTCCATCTGGTACTACAATCATGGTTTCAGCTGAAAAAAAGTAG
- a CDS encoding RluA family pseudouridine synthase, translating into MNEDVQDVEQEEEELFEHYRFKADPGQESVRIDKYLLDRLPNTSRNKIQSAAKNGSVVVNGKPVKSNYKVKPKDEVAIVLPYPVREIELIPQNIPLDIVYEDHELIVVNKPANMVVHPGYGNYTGTLVNALVYHFDNLPERKSDYFGRPGLVHRLDKHTTGIMVVAKTEDALTNLAKQFYDRTTERRYQALVWGDVEEDMRIEGNLGRSLQNRKVMTVFPDGDHGKHAVTHVKVLKRFGLVTLVECKLETGRTHQIRTHLKWKGHPLFHDLEYGGDRIVKGTTHDKYKQFISNCFDLIPGQALHAKSLGFQHPKTGEWKQFDSDLPEGFQNLLHKWERYVSE; encoded by the coding sequence ATGAATGAAGATGTTCAGGATGTTGAGCAGGAAGAGGAAGAACTTTTTGAACATTACCGTTTTAAAGCAGACCCGGGGCAAGAATCTGTCCGTATCGATAAATACTTATTAGACCGGCTTCCGAATACTTCCAGGAATAAGATCCAGTCCGCGGCCAAGAATGGAAGCGTGGTTGTTAACGGCAAACCGGTTAAATCCAATTATAAAGTAAAACCGAAAGATGAGGTAGCAATCGTTTTACCTTATCCGGTGCGCGAAATAGAATTGATTCCGCAAAATATCCCGTTGGATATTGTATACGAAGACCATGAACTGATCGTTGTGAATAAACCGGCAAATATGGTTGTTCATCCGGGTTACGGGAATTATACAGGCACCTTGGTCAACGCGCTTGTGTATCACTTCGACAACCTGCCGGAACGCAAATCGGATTATTTCGGAAGGCCCGGGTTGGTGCACCGTTTGGACAAACACACTACCGGTATCATGGTGGTAGCCAAAACCGAAGATGCATTGACAAACCTGGCAAAACAGTTTTACGACAGGACCACTGAAAGAAGGTACCAGGCTTTGGTTTGGGGAGATGTGGAAGAAGATATGCGCATTGAAGGCAACCTGGGGCGTTCCCTGCAAAACCGGAAGGTAATGACCGTCTTCCCGGACGGAGATCACGGAAAACATGCCGTAACACATGTGAAGGTTCTGAAAAGATTCGGTCTGGTGACCTTGGTTGAATGTAAATTGGAAACAGGAAGGACTCACCAGATCCGTACGCATCTGAAATGGAAAGGACATCCTTTATTCCACGACCTGGAATATGGCGGTGACCGCATCGTAAAAGGAACGACACATGATAAGTACAAGCAATTCATTTCCAATTGTTTCGACCTGATTCCCGGTCAGGCACTGCATGCAAAGTCTTTAGGATTCCAACATCCGAAAACGGGAGAGTGGAAGCAGTTTGATTCCGATTTACCGGAAGGATTTCAGAATTTACTGCATAAATGGGAAAGATACGTCTCCGAATAA